Genomic segment of Myxococcus stipitatus:
GCCCTCCAGAAGGGGCCGACGCTGCTCGTCGGTCACTCCTACGGGGGCGCCGTCATCACCGAGGCGGGCACTGACTCGGACCTCGTCACGGGGCTGGTCTACATCGCGGCCTTCGCTCCGGACGCGGGGGAGGGGCTCGGGGACCTGCTCGGCCGCGGGCAGCCTCCTCCAGGCGGCGCCAACATCTATCCGGACCCCGACGGTTTCCTGTGGATCAAACAGGAGGGCTTCCGCGAGAGCTTCGCGCAGGACCTGGGAGAGATGGAGGCGCGCGTGCTGGGTGTCACGCAGCGGCCCATCTCCGGTCGCTGCTTCAGCGACAAGGTGTCCCGGCCCGCGTGGAAGGTGAAGCCCTGCTGGTACCAGGTCTCCGAGCAGGACCGGATGATTCCCCCCGACACGGAGCGGTTCATGGCGCAGCGGATGCGGGCGACCACACGCTCGCTTCCGGCCAGCCACGCCTCGCTCGTCTCGCAGCCGGCGGAGGTCTCGAAGCTCATCCTGGAGGCCGCCGCGAGCGTCGAGGCCGGAGCGGGCGCCAGCATGCACTGACACGGGGCCCCTGGCCCTCACTGGCCGCGCGATGCCGGAGCCGGTAGTGTCGCGCTCGCGAGGCCCGGGCCAGGAGCGCTGCCGTGCGGACGTGTCGACAGGGTGTGGTGCTGGCGCTCGCATGGGCCTGCGGACTGGGATGTCTTCCGGACCCTGTCGACGTCGCGGGAAAGCGCTGTGACGCGCGCGAGGAATGCGGCGCGGGCTTCCTCTGCCAGGCCGGGCGCTGCGCCACGGACGGCGCCGGGTCGGACAACCTGGTGGGCAATCCGGGCTTCGAGCAGGGGGTCGAAGGCTGGGTGTCCTCGGGCTCGCTGAGCACGGTGCGTCCGGGCTTCCGGGGCGAGTCCGCGGGGCGGCTCGAGGTTCCGCTCGCGCGGGAGCGGGTGACGCTCCAGCCGCTCTCCCCGCCGCTGCTCGAGGCCCACGACAGCTACTACTGCGCGTCGGCGTGGGTGCGAGGACCTTCCGGGAGCTCGGCGACGCTGGCCCTGCTGAGTGACTCCGAGCCCCAGGACCCGGTGTCCGTCTCGCTGAATGACACGTGGCAGGAGGTGAAGACCTCCACGCTCTTCGTGGGGGATGAGGTGGGCTCGGTGCTGCTGACCTTCGTCGGCGCGCCGGGCGCCGCGCTGAGCGTGGATGAAGTCCGGCTCTGGCGCGCGGGCTCCATCTTCTGTGAGGACACGCCGTGAGCGACTCGGCGCCGAGCACCGCGCCCCTCACCGAGAAGACGGACCCGGAGGGACCGCTCTCGCCGGTGCGGCTGCTCGTCCTCGAGGGCAAGGACCCCGGGCGCTCCGCGGTGCTGGAGCGAGGCACGGCGGTGGTGGGGACGCTGCCGTCCTGTCAGCTCGTCCTCACGGACGACACGGTGTCTCGCCGGCATCTGAGCATCGAGCTGTTGGGGACTTCGTTGCGGGTGCGTGACCTGGGGAGTCGCAACGGCACGCGCTATCTGGGCGCGCGGGTGGAGGTGGTGGAGGTGCCCGTGGGCGCGCTGGTGTGCCTGGGGCGGACCCAGCTCGCGCTGCTCCCCGCGGCCTCGTCGACGGAGCGGGTCAGCACCCGCGCGGAGCTGGCGGGACTGCTGGGGCGCTCGCTGGTGATGCGTCGGCTGTTCACGGACATCGAGCGGGTGGCTCCCACGGGGCTGCCAGTGCTGCTCCAGGGGGAGACGGGCACGGGGAAGGAGGGCATCGCGAGAGCGCTGCATCAGCTCTCCGGCAGGACGGGCGCGCTGCGGGTCTTCGATTGTGGCGCGGTGCTTCCCGGGTTGTTGCCTGGGGCGTTGTTCGGGCATGCGCGAGGGGCCTTCACGGGGGCGGTGGCGGAGGCTCCTGGCGCGCTCGAAGGGGCGCATGAGGGGACGCTCTTCCTGGACGAGGTGGCGGAGCTTCCGCTGGAGGCCCAGCCGGCCTTCCTGCGGGTGCTGGAGACGGGCGGCTTCTTCCGCTTGGGGGAGAACGTCGAGCGGCGCGTCCGCTTCCGCGTCATCGCCGCCACCCATCAGGACCTCCAGGCCGCGGTGAAGAAGGGGACGTTTCGAGAGGACCTCTATCATCGCCTCGCGAGCGTCGTGCTCCGGGCCCCGGCGCTGAGGGAGCGGCTGGAGGACATCCCGCTGCTGGCCGAGCACTTCGCGCGGAGCTTGGGGACCTCGCTCCCGCTGTCGCCCGCGAGCCTGGCCACGCTGACGGCCTATCACTGGCCCGGCAATGTGCGGGAGCTCCGCAACGCGGTGGAGCGGGTCGTGTCGCTGGGCGCGGAGGCCGCGTTGCCTCGGCTCGCGATGGGGGAGGACTCGCGGGCGGAGGACTTCCATGCGACGCGGGAGCGGGTCCTCCAGGCCTTCGAGCGAAGCTACCTGGAGGCACAGCTGGCCCGGCACAAGGGGTCCGCCTCGGCGGCTGCCCGCGCGGCGGGGCTGGCCCGCTCCTACTTCTATCGCCTGCTCAAGACGCACGGGATTGTTCCCAGAGGCGGGAAGGGCTGACGCGAGGCGCTTGGGATAACGTCCGCGCGCATGTGGCTTGCCGTGGTGATGACGGTGTTCCTGGGGCAGGCGGCCCCCGCGAACCCCTATCTGGAACAAGCATGGGGGAAGTACGAGTCGCTGCATTTCGCGGAGGCGGTGGAGCTGCTGCGGCTCGCCGAGCAGGTTCCCACGAGCACGCGCGCTCAGCGGATTGAAGTCCTGGAGCTGCGAGCCCGCTGCGAGCTGGCGGAAGGGCGGCGCGCGGAGGCGGAGGAGAGCTATACGCGCATGCTCACGCTGGAGCCTCGCGCCGAGCCTCCAGGGGACCTCTCCCCCAAGATTCTCGAGGCCTTCCAGGCGGTGAAGCGCGGGCTCTTTCCCGCGGACTATCTGGCGTTGAAGCGGCTGCCAGCGACGGAGGGGTTGGTGCGGGTGGAGGTGGTGGACCCCTGGCACCGGGTCTCGGGCGCGGTGCTGCGCTGGAGGGATGGCTTCGGCGAGGCGTGGAGGGAAGCCCAGGCGACCGCCGACGAAGGGCGCTGGCTGTTCGAGCTCCCCAGGGACAGGCGTGTTCCGGTGGAGTGGTACGTGGAGGCGCGCGACGCGGAGGGGAAGGAGGTGGCGCGGCTGGGGGCGCCTGCTTCGGAGGCGGAGGTTTCGCGCGCCGCCACAGAGCCGCTCCTGGCTCCGGCATCGCGGCCTGGCGACACATCGCGAGCCTCCACGGAGGTCGCGGCCTCCAGCCGTCTTCGGTCGACGCTGGGCTGGGTGGCGATGGGGGCGGCAGTCGCCGCTGGCGTTGGCGGAGCGGTGCTGCAAGTCCGCTCCCATGAATCGCGGGAGGCCGCAGGGCGCGCGGAGTGGGCCAGGGATGCGCGGCGTCACTCCGATAGGGCTCGCTCCCAGGCGGGGTGGGCCACGGGGCTCTTCGCCGTTGGCGGAGCGGCGGCGCTGGGCGGAGGGGTCCTGTTCGCATGGTGAAGGACGGAGCCACGACGCGGGGCGCGCGCCTGGGGGAATACGAGCTGCTCGCGCGCATCGCGGCGGGCGGGATGGGAGAGGTCTTCATCGCCCGACGGATGGGGCCCGCGGGAATCGAGCAGCGCGTGGCGCTGAAGACGGTCCTCCCCCATCTGGCCGACGACCCGCGCTGGCGTGACCGCTTCATCGAGGAGATGCGCTTCGCGGCGATGCTGAGCCATCCCCACATCGTCCCTGTCTCCGAGCTGGGCTGGAAGGACGGGCGCCTGTTCATGGCGATGGCGCTCGTCGAGGGCGTGAGCCTGGCGCGGCTGCTACGGGCGTGCCGCCGCGAGGGACACGTGCTGTCGGTGCCGCTGGTGCGCCTGTTGGCCACGGGGCTGTGTGAGGCGCTTCAGTATGCCCATCAGCTCCGGAGCCCTTCCGGCGAGGCCGTGGGGCTCGTGCATCGCGATGTGAATCCCGCCAACGTCCTGGTGTCCGCGCAGGGCGCGGTGCTGCTGGGAGACTTCGGCATCGCGCGCCCGGCCACGAGCGACACGACACATGGGGGCCGGGCCTGGGGCAAATACCCATACATGCCTCCGGAGCAGCTGGATGGTGTGCGGCCACTGGATGCGCGGGTGGATGTCTTCGCGGCCTCGGTGACCCTGTATGAGGCCCTCACGGGAGTTTCGCCGTTCCTGCGAGAGACCGATGAGGCGACGATTCAAGCCATACGAGGCACGGAGCTCCCAGACATCACGCTCCTGCGGCCCGACGTCAGTCCTCGCATCGCGGAGACGCTGCGGCGCGGAGCCGCTCGGGATCGAGGCGCGCGGCTCGGCTCCGCCAGCGAGCTGCTGGATGGATTGCTGGATGGCCCCGTGGCCCGCCCCTCCGAGCTGGGGGCCTTGGTCGAAAGGGTGTGCGCGGCGGAGCTGGAGGTCTTCCGGAGGCCCGAGCCTGTTGGCGATGACGCTCCCCTGACGCGGACGCTGCGACCCGGGTCCGCTCGTATGACCTCGCCCTGGCCTGGTCGTGCTCCAGGGCTCGCGGTGCTGGGGGGACTGGCCGTGCTCACGGGGGGCTGGTGGCTTCTTCGCCCGCGAGGTGAAGTGCCGGTGTCCTCGCCCGAGGCAATGGCCGTCCCGGTGGCTCCTCCTTCGCCAGCGTCGCCGCCTTCCGAGCCCGAGGAAGCGGCTCCACCCAAGGTGGCTCCTCGCCCGCCTGTCTCGGTGAAGGCGGCGGAGACGCGTGGGCCTATCGCGATGCCGAAGGCCCCGGGGGCCGTCGGGTTCCTGACCGTGGACGCGCGGCCCTGGGCGGTGGTCTCCGTGGACGGGCGCGAGGTGGACCGGACGCCCCTGGCCCGCTATCCGCTGCCCCCGGGCCGGCATCTGGTCGTGTTCCACAACCCCACCCTGGGGCTGACGGAGCAGCGCACCGTCCAGGTCGAGTCGGGCAAGGTCGCCACCGTGCGGGTGGACTTCGCCGCGCCCTGATGGACCCGGGCCGAGTGTCTTGCGCCAGGACAGTTGTCCCCTGGCAGGAGACAACCTTGGGTCAGGGGGGCGCACCAAGTCCGCGAGAAGAGGCGAGGACGACTCCCCGAGGCCCCGGGCGCGGAAGGGGGCATGGTGCGTGCACTGGAGGCAGGGCATCACTCGCTGGGGCGCACCGCCTCACGCGAGTGCCTCACCACTCATGGTGCTCTGTCTCAAGGGAGTTGCTTCGTCATGAAGACGCTGGCTTTCGTGTGTGCATCGCTTTCGCTCCTGCTGCTGACCCCTGCTTGCGGAAAGGATGCGTGCACCGCAGAGGAGTCGACCACCTGTTCGAGCAAGCACAGCACGTGTGTCAACGCGTGCGGCGGCGGGAACGAGCCGGGGTTCCTGGCTTGCACCGAGAGCTGCAACAAGAAGCTGTGTGATTGCGAGTCGGCCTGCGGAAACGACGAGTGCGACACGTCTGACAAGTAGGCCGAGCCGGAGCCTTGGGGGGCGTGCGCCCGCGCGGGGAGCGGTGTCCTCGCGCGGGTTCATGGTTCAGGGCTTCTCCAGCAGCCAGTCGCGAACGGCGAGGAAACGCGCGGTGGGGGCCGCGGTCCGGCGCCACGCCACATACAAGGTTCCGAAGGGGCGTCGCGCCGAGCGCCGGTTCGGCTCGGGGGTGACGCTCTCCACGCGTCCCTCGCGCAGCGCGGGCTCGACGAGATAGTCCGGCAGGACGGTCAGGCCCGCGCCCGCTTCGGCCAGTGAGAGCATCTCGTCCAGGTTGGCGATGCGGCACACCACGCGGGAGGGGAGTGGCTCCTTGGGGCCGAAGGCGGAGCGCCACCATGGGCCTAGCATCGCGAGGTCGGAGTCGAAGGCGATGAAGCGATGGGCCGCGAAGTCGCGTGCGCTCTTGGGGGTGCCCCAGCGCTTGAGGTAGGCGCGCGAGGCCACGGCCACGAATCGTTCCTGCGCGACGGGGTGCACCTCCAGGCCCGGCGCCTCGGGAAGGATGCCGACGATGCCCAGGTCCAGCTCTCCCTCCACGAGGCGCCGGGAGACGCGGCTGGGCACGTCGAAGCGCACCTCCAGGTGAAGCTCGGGGTGGCGCTCCAGGAGGGACGGGAGGCGAGGGCGCAGCCAGTAGCGGAAGAAGGGCCAGGGGCCCGCGAGGCTCACCTCGCCGCGCACGGCGCGTTGGGCCTCGGCGGCTTCCTCGAGCGCGGCATCCAGGGCGGGCAGGTGGGCGCCCAGCTTCGCGACCAAGGCGGCGCCAGCGGCGGTGAGCCGAGCACCTCGACCGACGCGCTCGAACAGCGCGGCGCCGACTCGCTGCTCCAGCGCCTTGAGCTGCTGACCCACGGCGGAGGCGGTGATGCCCAGCCGAGCGGCGGCGGCGGCATGGGTCCCCGCGCGGCTCACTTCCCACAGCGTCCAGAGCGCTTCGTGATTGCCAGACATGGCCCGAGCTTACCGTCCCGGCCATCGAATCCACGGAGGGCTCTTCGGGCAGGGCGCGCGTGCTGTCCCAGCCATCAGCTCCACGGATGGCTCATCAGTTCTCGCGACTGGTCCGTGGAGACCGTGGCGGGCACTGAAGAGACATGTCCGCGACCTCCGTACGACCCGACGCTCCTCGCTCCTTTCGCGACACCACGCTGACCCTCGGGCGCCTGCTCGTTCCCCTGGGGGCGCTGGTGAGCCTCTGGCCGGGTGTGTCCACGGCGGTCGCGCTGGTCGCTGGAATGCTGCTGGCCCTGACCGTGGGCAATCCGTATGCGGCACTCACCCGTCGTGCCACGCACGTCCTCCTCTCGCTCTCCGTGGTGGGCCTGGGCGCGGGCATGGACCTTCGCGTGGTGGCCGAGGAGGGTGCGCGCGGCGTGCTCTACACCGTGGTGGGCATCACCGCATGCCTTGTCCTGGGCGCCCTGCTGACACGGTGGCTGCGCGTCTCACGTGGCGCGGGCCTGCTCATCAGCATCGGCACCGCCATCTGTGGAGGCAGTGCCATCGCGGCGGTGGTGCCCGTGCTGCGTCCCCGGGAAGAGGACGTGTCCATCGCGCTGGGCACCGTGTTCCTGCTCAACGCCGTGGCGCTCTTCGTCTTCCCCGTGGTGGGACACGCCGTGGGCCTGGATGCGCGCCAGTTCGGACTGTGGAGCGCCCTGGCCATCCATGACACCAGCTCCGTGGTCGGCGCGGCCATGCGGTACGGACCGCAGGCGCTGGAGGTGGCCACCACCGTGAAGCTGGCGCGTGCGCTGTGGATCGTCCCGCTGACCGTGGCCCTGGGCTTCTGGATTCGTCGGACCCGACACGCCACCACGCACGGGCATGCGCCCGCTCGCAGGCCGTGGTTCATCCTCGGCTTCCTCGCCGTGGCGGCCCTCGTGACGTGGGTGCCCGCACTCCGGCCCGCGGGCCTCGTGGTGACCCACGTGTCCCAGCGTGTCCTCGTGCTGACGCTGTTCCTCATCGGCGCGGGCTTCTCGCGCCAGGCCCTGCGCTCCGTGGGCCTCAAGCCCCTGGCCCAGGGCATCACCCTGTGGCTCTGCATGGCCAGCCTGAGCCTGGGCGCCATCCTCCTCCACGTCATCTCGTGACGGCGCGAGCCCTCATGAGTGCGTCAACGCGGGAGGCGCCGCGCGGGCATGGCGCAGGAAGTGTCCCGCGATACCTCCCGGAGCATCCACGGGCAGCACCCAGGAGAACGTCCGTCGCACCCGAAGGTCAGGCAGCGGCAACACCCGGAAGCGCCCCGAGCTCAGCTCCGCCTGGATGCTCCATCGCGAGAGGAAGCCCACCCCCAGCCCCGCGGCCACCGCGCCCTTGATGGTCTCGGTGCCGCCAAGCTGGAGGTCTCCCGCCTGCGGACCCCGCCGCACACCCGCCCGCTTCAGCGCGCGCTCCAGCACCGCACGAGTCCCCGACCCCAGCTCGCGCCAGAGCAGCGGCACCGTCTGGAGCATGTCGAGGGTCCGCACCTGGAGGAGCTCCTGCGGCGCGTGCGTGGCGACGACAGGGAGCAGCTCGTCGTCCAGATAGTGCTCCAGCCGGAGGCCCGCGGCGCGGGCGTGTCCCTCCACCAACCCCAGCGGCGCACGTCCCTCTCCCACCCAGCCGAGCACCTGCTCGGAGTTGCCCACCTCCAGGCGCACCTGGAGTCCCCGGTGCAGGCGCAGGAAGGACGCCAGCAGGTCCGGGACGACGTAGCTCGCCAGCGTGGTGCTCGCGGCCAGCACGAGCTCTCCCTTCAGGACATCCTCACCCGCCACCGCGAGCGCGGCCTCCTCCAAGAGCTGATGGTGCCGCTGCGCATAGGCCAGCAGGCGCTGTCCCGCTTCATTGAGCCGCACCCCACGAGCCGTCCGCACCAGCAAGGGCTGGCCGCATTCCCGCTCCAGCTGCCGCACCTGCGCGGTGACGGCGGGCTGGGACAGGTGCAGCAGCCGGGACGCCGCGGACACCTGCCCCGTGGTCGCCACCACGCGGAAGGTCTCGAGTCGGCGGGGGTCGAGGCGGTTCGTCAACGGACGTCTCCAGGTGGACCTGTTTCGACGCATCCAGGCCGAGGCCGATGCACCATCCACTGTCCCACGAAACGAGGGGCATGCGGCTCGTCCCGTGATGCACACCCTCGTGCTCCGAACAGTCGAGCGCTCACCCGCGCCGCTTCCGGAAGGGCCAGGTGAGCTGTCCCAGGTAGTCGGTGGGGAGCGTGGGCTCGTCATCCATCCCCACGTCGAGCGGCGCCTCTCCCTTCTGCGGAAGCGCGGTGCCGAAGAGCCGGTCCCACACGGACAGGATGGCGCCGTAGTTGCCCTGCACGTCCGCGTACAGCCGCTGATGGTGCCAGCGATGCAGCTCGGCCACGGCGAAGACATGGCGCAGCACGCCCGCGCGGTAGGCGATGTTTCCGTGCTGGAACATCAGGTGCAACGTCACCGCGGCCAGCGCGCAGGCGACGACGGTGGGAGGCGCCCCGAGCAATCCCATCACCAGCAGCCCCGGTGCACCTTCCAGCGCCTCATGAAGCAGGTGTCTGCGTTGTCCATTGAGCCAGTACACGCGGCGAGGGCTGTGATGAATGGCATGCAGTCGCCACAGGGCGGGGACATGGTGGCTCGCGCGGTGGATGGCATAGAGGCCCAGGTCGAGGAGCGTGGCCCCCGCGAGGAATTGCACCCAGAACGGCCAGTCGCGAGGCCACCCGTCCAGCGCGCCTCCCGTGAGCTCCATCGCCCAGGTGTAGAGCAGGAGTGAGACATGACTGAGGGCCAGGTTGCCCGTCACGTGGAAGACGTCGGTCAGGGTGTCTCCCTCGTGGTCCTTCCTCCAGACCTCCGAGTGAGGAAACCAGCGCTCGAGCGCGAGGACGAGCAGCGCCGCGAGCAGCAGGATGGGAGGTCCCACGCGCCAGTAGGGGAGCCCCTGGCTCACGCCGGCCACCAGCGCGGCCGTGCCTCCGAAGAAGATGACGGGGTAGGGGAGATACGAGACGGGGTGTGTGCTCATGTCCCGGAGCGTCACCTCCGAGCAGGCCTCCCGGATTGGACGAACTGGCTACTTCGCGAGGGCGTCGTCGTCCGTGGGCATGGGCAACACCCACTCGGCGCGGCCCATGACGTCGGAAGGCCGGATGCCGAACATGCGGCGGAAGATGCGCGTGAGGTGCGCGCCATCCGTGAAGCCCGCGTGGTGCGCCGCCTCCGTCAGCGTCGCGCCCTCGCGGAGCCGGGCGACGGCGCGCTGGAGCCGGAGCCACGCGACATAGGGGCGCAGCGGGAGCCCCACGTGCTGGGGGAGCAGGTGCGTGAGCCTCCCGGGGGATATCTCCGCGTGCTCCGCCACGGCGCCCAGTCGGATGTCTCCCTCCAGGTTCGCCGCCACGAAGCGGACAGCGCGCTGCACGGCGGGGTGGATGACCTGCGGACGGGACTCGGGACTGGCGAGGGCGTCGACGAAGGACTGGGC
This window contains:
- a CDS encoding serine/threonine-protein kinase translates to MVKDGATTRGARLGEYELLARIAAGGMGEVFIARRMGPAGIEQRVALKTVLPHLADDPRWRDRFIEEMRFAAMLSHPHIVPVSELGWKDGRLFMAMALVEGVSLARLLRACRREGHVLSVPLVRLLATGLCEALQYAHQLRSPSGEAVGLVHRDVNPANVLVSAQGAVLLGDFGIARPATSDTTHGGRAWGKYPYMPPEQLDGVRPLDARVDVFAASVTLYEALTGVSPFLRETDEATIQAIRGTELPDITLLRPDVSPRIAETLRRGAARDRGARLGSASELLDGLLDGPVARPSELGALVERVCAAELEVFRRPEPVGDDAPLTRTLRPGSARMTSPWPGRAPGLAVLGGLAVLTGGWWLLRPRGEVPVSSPEAMAVPVAPPSPASPPSEPEEAAPPKVAPRPPVSVKAAETRGPIAMPKAPGAVGFLTVDARPWAVVSVDGREVDRTPLARYPLPPGRHLVVFHNPTLGLTEQRTVQVESGKVATVRVDFAAP
- a CDS encoding alpha/beta hydrolase, which produces MSVNILLVHGAWGDGSNWSRVIPLLVSQGFHVTAVQNPLTSLADDVANTRRILALQKGPTLLVGHSYGGAVITEAGTDSDLVTGLVYIAAFAPDAGEGLGDLLGRGQPPPGGANIYPDPDGFLWIKQEGFRESFAQDLGEMEARVLGVTQRPISGRCFSDKVSRPAWKVKPCWYQVSEQDRMIPPDTERFMAQRMRATTRSLPASHASLVSQPAEVSKLILEAAASVEAGAGASMH
- a CDS encoding LysR family transcriptional regulator, which translates into the protein MSGNHEALWTLWEVSRAGTHAAAAARLGITASAVGQQLKALEQRVGAALFERVGRGARLTAAGAALVAKLGAHLPALDAALEEAAEAQRAVRGEVSLAGPWPFFRYWLRPRLPSLLERHPELHLEVRFDVPSRVSRRLVEGELDLGIVGILPEAPGLEVHPVAQERFVAVASRAYLKRWGTPKSARDFAAHRFIAFDSDLAMLGPWWRSAFGPKEPLPSRVVCRIANLDEMLSLAEAGAGLTVLPDYLVEPALREGRVESVTPEPNRRSARRPFGTLYVAWRRTAAPTARFLAVRDWLLEKP
- a CDS encoding sigma 54-interacting transcriptional regulator, whose amino-acid sequence is MSDSAPSTAPLTEKTDPEGPLSPVRLLVLEGKDPGRSAVLERGTAVVGTLPSCQLVLTDDTVSRRHLSIELLGTSLRVRDLGSRNGTRYLGARVEVVEVPVGALVCLGRTQLALLPAASSTERVSTRAELAGLLGRSLVMRRLFTDIERVAPTGLPVLLQGETGTGKEGIARALHQLSGRTGALRVFDCGAVLPGLLPGALFGHARGAFTGAVAEAPGALEGAHEGTLFLDEVAELPLEAQPAFLRVLETGGFFRLGENVERRVRFRVIAATHQDLQAAVKKGTFREDLYHRLASVVLRAPALRERLEDIPLLAEHFARSLGTSLPLSPASLATLTAYHWPGNVRELRNAVERVVSLGAEAALPRLAMGEDSRAEDFHATRERVLQAFERSYLEAQLARHKGSASAAARAAGLARSYFYRLLKTHGIVPRGGKG
- a CDS encoding sterol desaturase family protein, giving the protein MSTHPVSYLPYPVIFFGGTAALVAGVSQGLPYWRVGPPILLLAALLVLALERWFPHSEVWRKDHEGDTLTDVFHVTGNLALSHVSLLLYTWAMELTGGALDGWPRDWPFWVQFLAGATLLDLGLYAIHRASHHVPALWRLHAIHHSPRRVYWLNGQRRHLLHEALEGAPGLLVMGLLGAPPTVVACALAAVTLHLMFQHGNIAYRAGVLRHVFAVAELHRWHHQRLYADVQGNYGAILSVWDRLFGTALPQKGEAPLDVGMDDEPTLPTDYLGQLTWPFRKRRG
- a CDS encoding LysR family transcriptional regulator, with translation MTNRLDPRRLETFRVVATTGQVSAASRLLHLSQPAVTAQVRQLERECGQPLLVRTARGVRLNEAGQRLLAYAQRHHQLLEEAALAVAGEDVLKGELVLAASTTLASYVVPDLLASFLRLHRGLQVRLEVGNSEQVLGWVGEGRAPLGLVEGHARAAGLRLEHYLDDELLPVVATHAPQELLQVRTLDMLQTVPLLWRELGSGTRAVLERALKRAGVRRGPQAGDLQLGGTETIKGAVAAGLGVGFLSRWSIQAELSSGRFRVLPLPDLRVRRTFSWVLPVDAPGGIAGHFLRHARAAPPALTHS
- a CDS encoding YeiH family protein yields the protein MSATSVRPDAPRSFRDTTLTLGRLLVPLGALVSLWPGVSTAVALVAGMLLALTVGNPYAALTRRATHVLLSLSVVGLGAGMDLRVVAEEGARGVLYTVVGITACLVLGALLTRWLRVSRGAGLLISIGTAICGGSAIAAVVPVLRPREEDVSIALGTVFLLNAVALFVFPVVGHAVGLDARQFGLWSALAIHDTSSVVGAAMRYGPQALEVATTVKLARALWIVPLTVALGFWIRRTRHATTHGHAPARRPWFILGFLAVAALVTWVPALRPAGLVVTHVSQRVLVLTLFLIGAGFSRQALRSVGLKPLAQGITLWLCMASLSLGAILLHVIS
- a CDS encoding AraC family transcriptional regulator, encoding MGTGTLLYGGPVRATAPHAHHAFQVMVSLGPPLHLRGARRDSAVECLAAVIPPDALHEVAAPGPSVLLLYLDPDGLVGRRLRRALGPLGETSDWLHAGKVLSSATPRAAPETWAQARRLAQSFVDALASPESRPQVIHPAVQRAVRFVAANLEGDIRLGAVAEHAEISPGRLTHLLPQHVGLPLRPYVAWLRLQRAVARLREGATLTEAAHHAGFTDGAHLTRIFRRMFGIRPSDVMGRAEWVLPMPTDDDALAK